GGGCCGTCCGCTGAGTCGACCCCACAGGCGCAGGGCGAGCGGGCCTTCGTCACGGTGCGTGGGAAGCTTCGGGGGCAGGGCGGCGACGAGGGTGGGGATCAGGATGCGGGCGGTGCCGAGCACGGCGTCCTCGGACAGGTCGAACCGCAGCGGGTCCGCGGCCGCGGCGGCGACGGCGGCGACCCGCAACCGGTCGGTGGGACCGGTGTGTTCGGGCAGCGCCTCGGCGACACGTCGGGCGGCCTCGACGGACGCCTCGGGCGCGGTGAAGGTGACGCCGGGCCGCAGCCGGCCCGTCCACAGCCACTCCGCGACCTCTTCGTAGGAGTACCGGGAGGCCAGTTCGACCGCGTCGACGCCCCGGAAGTAGTAGCGGTCCTGGTCGATGAAGGTGACGCGCGTGCGGACGGACAGTTCCGCCCCGGAGCCCGGAATCCCGCTGCTCTCCCGCTTGTTGCGCCGCGCGAGCGCCTCGACCTCCGCGGCGTCGAAGGTGCTGCCCCGGCCCCCGGGCGTGCGCCGGCTCCTCAGCTGGCCACGACTGACATACGCGTACACGGTCTCGGGCTTCACGCCGAGCAGCTCGGCGGTCTCCTTGGTGCTCAGCCGTCGTTCGGGGTGGCCGGGTCCGGGTTCGTGATCGCGCATGGGGTCACCGTATCCACGGAACAGGTGTGGACTCCGCCAATGTGAACAGAGCCGTTTTCGGATGCGGTGCGCTATTGCGGTGAAGGTGTATCCCCGTCCTGTGCTTCTCGGATTGCCTGCTCGAACAGCCGGAACAGTCGGCCTTCGGCACTGTCGGCGGGAAGTTCTTCCTTCGCGGCGCGCGAAGCTTCCCAGTACCGCTGAAATGCCGCGCTTCGGACCAGGGAGCGCGCGTACGCCAGTACCTCCGCTTCGGTGCTTCCTCCCCACCTGTAAGCGAGCAGATAGTGACCGAAGACAAGGTTGGCGAACAGATGCTGGCGCACTACTTCGGTGGATTCGCCGGGGTAGTCGTTCCAGACGTCGGCAAGGGCGGGATCGTCCATCGCCATCTGGGTCAACTGAACGTGCAGCGCGCGCATGTCCGACTCGGCACTCCGGCGCAGCTCATCTCGGGAGGAAACCAGCTCCTGACGTTGCATGGAGAGCTCATGACGCTGCAGCCGCAACTCCCGCTGTTGGAACATCAGCGTGGCGACGAGCAGCAGCAGGGCCATTCCCGAGAAAACAGCGCTTATTCCGCCGAAATAGTCCCCGATGGCACTGCGCTCCGCAGCGGCGTGTCGTCCCCCGTTGGCCTCCTCCACGCCAGTGAGAAGCCAACCGCTCATCACAATGGACGCAGCCCCGATGATCGCGGCACAGGCGACGGTCGCGACGCTCCACGCTGATATCCGGAGCAGTGAACGTCCTGTCGGTTGATGCTCCACGTCGTCCTCCCCAGGTCTGCGGAATCGTTCCGGTGCGCATTCCCGGGAAACCGGGCCACGCCGTAGGAGGCGGGCCTGCGTCGCAGGGACGCAGGCCCTTCACTGCGCCGGCCTACCGGGCCGGCCCATGACCGCAAAGGCGCGGCCACATGGATTAGATGTCGGGAATGTCCATCCTGGCGCGGACGAGGGTCGCCCTGGTGATCACAACGATCCGCTCCTTCGGGCCTCGCGACGCATCGGACGGAAGTTCTCCGTCCAGCTTCTCTGTGGCGTCCGTCCCGATGACGGCGAAGTTCCCGTCGCTCAGTTCGAAGATGTCGGGACAGTTCGCGCCCGAAGCGCTTCCTCGCTCACGCGGGGAAGCGCCGATCCGTCGGACGATTTCACTCACTGCTGTTCCCTCTGGTCCATGGCTCGAGGCCTGGGCGGCGGTAGGACGAGGCGTGCGGGAAGCGGCCCTGTGGGGCGTCTCGCGCCTCGGCGGGAGTGAGCGACTCTTGTGGAATCGCTCCGCTGGTGAGGCAGTAAAACCTACTGACGCGGCCGGTGTTGGCGAGCTTGGGCCGTTCGTTACCAACCAGGTGTCCGGGATGTGCCGTATGAGAGTCGACGACCCGTCATTGCGTGGTCGGTCACTCCCCGATCGAGCGGCCGTGCGCCGGTCGTCGGGGTGCGGGTGGACGTGACGGGGACCGGCGAGCGGTGGGCGGCGCTTGCCGTCTCCCAGGGTGCCGAGCGGCTCTGATCGGCGGGGGAGGCGGAGGGGAGGCGCACGGAGGGAAGCGAGGGTCGCACGCCAGGGCGCCTTGCCCAGGGGCTGCCCCGCGGACGCTGCTCACGACCGTTCACTTCGCGGTGATTCCCGCGGCTCGTATCCTGGGGCGGCATTCAATCCTCGTACGCGCGCCCGGGCCGCGCGCCGGTGCACGCGTAGGTTTCGGAAAGGTCGCACGTGTCGCAGAGCCGCAGTCCGCAGCAGATCCCGGTCGTCGTACTCGCCGGATTCCTCGGTTCCGGCAAGACGACCCTGCTCAACCATCTCCTGCATCGCAGCGGAGGCAGCCGCATCGGGGCGATCGTGAACGACTTCGGCGCCATCGAGATCGACGCCATGGCCGTGGCCGGTGCGCTCGGCGACTCCACCGTCTCCCTCGGCAACGGCTGTCTGTGCTGCGCCGTCGACGCCAGTGAACTCGACGTGTACCTCGAACGGCTCGCCGGGCCGACCCTCGGCATCGATGTCATCGTCATCGAGGCCAGCGGTCTCGCCGAGCCCCAGGAACTCGTGCGGATGGTGCTGGCCAGTGAGCATCCCGGCATCGTCTACGGCGGGCTCGTCGAGGTCGTGGACGCCGCCGAGTTCGACGAGACCCGGACGAAGCACCCCGGGATCGACCGGCACCTCGCCCTCGCCGACCTCGTCGTGGTGAACAAACTCGACCGCGCGCCCGACGCCGACCGGGTCCTCGGACTCGTCCGCTCCCTCACCGACCGGGCCGCCGTCGTCCCCGCCACCTACGGCCGTGTCGACCCCGAGTTCCTCTTCGACTGCCGGCCGGGCGAGGAGCGTGTCGGGCAGCTCTCCTTCGACGACCTGCACGACCGCTCCGGAGACGACCACGCCGACCACCTCCACAGCTCCTACGAAAGCCTCTCCTTCACCTCTGAAGTGCCCCTCGGCCCCCGCCGGTTGATGGAGTTCCTCGACAGCCGGCCCGAGGGGCTGTACCGCGTCAAGGGGTATGTCGACTTCGGTCCGCACGACCCGGCCAACCGGTACGCCGTGCACGCCGTCGGGCGCTTTCTCCGCTTCTACCCGGAGCCCTGGCCGGCCGCCGACGCCCGCATGACCCAGCTCGTCCTCATCGGCTCCGGCATCGACACCGCCGCCCTCGGCAAGGAACTCGAGGCGTGCAAGGACGACGCCCCACACGCCGACGAGCACGGCATGTGGGGCGTCCTGCGCTACGTACAGGCCCCCGACGACGAGGCCTTCCAGGAGGTCGAGGCCTAGACCGGCCCCGCCACCACCGAGACCGTCTTCGTCAGCGAGACGCCCGAGCCGTCACGGCGCGGGTCCATCTCCGGCAGCTCGGCCGGCAGGCCGTTCTTCTGAGCCGCCTTGGCCGGGACGGGACCCGCCCAGGCCAGGGACAGGCAGTCCTCGCCCTTCAGGAACCGCTGGCAGCGCACACCGCCCGTGGCACGGCCCTTGCGCGGGTACTGGTCGAACGGGGTGACCTTGGCGGTCGTCTGGACGGAGTCGTCCAGGGTTCCGCGCGAGCCCGCGATCGTGAAGACCACCGCGTCCACCGCGGGGTCCACGGCGGTGAACGAGATCACCTTTGCGCCCTCGGTGAGCTTGATGCCCGCCATACCGCCCGCCGCGCGGCCCTGCGGACGCACCTGCGAGGCCTGATAGCGCAGCAGCTGGGCGTCGTCGGCGATGAAGACCAGATCCTCCTCGCCGGTACGCAGTTCGACGGCACCGACGATCCGGTCGCCGTCCCGGAGGGTGATGACCTCCAGCTCGTCCTTGTTGGTCGGGTAGTCGGGCACGACCCGCTTGACGACGCCCTGTTCCGTGCCGATGGCCAGGCCCGGGGACGACTCGTCGAGCGTGGTCAGGCAGACCACCGTCTCGTCGCCCTCCAGGGAGACGAACTCCGCCAGCGGGGCACCGCCCGAGAGGTTCGGCGCCGAGGCCGTGTCCGGGAGCTGCGGCAGGTCGACGACGTTGATCCGCAGCAGACGGCCCGAGGAGGTGACCGCGCCGATCTCCCCGCGCGCGGTGGCCGACACCGCCGAGACGATCACATCGTGCTTGGTGCGCTTGCCGCCCCCGTCCTCGGCGTCCTCGGCGTTCTCCGTGAAGGGCTCGCCGTTCGCCGTGCGGGCCAGCAGGCCCGTGGAGGACAGCAGGACACGGCACGGGTCGTCCGCGACCTGGAGGGGCACGGCGGTGGCCGTGGTACCCGACGACTCCAGCAGGACCGTACGGCGCTCGGTGCCGAACTTCTTCGCCACCGAGGCCAGTTCGGCCGAGACCAGCTTGCGCAGCTCCGCGTCCGAGTCCAGGATCCGGGTCAGCTCGGCGATCTCCTCCTTGAGCTTCTCCTGCTCCGCCTCCAGCTCGATGCGGTCGAACCTGGTGAGCCGGCGCAGCGGGGTGTCCAGGATGTACTGGGTCTGGATCTCCGACAGCGAGAAGCGCTCCATCAGGCGCTCCTTCGCCTGCGCGCTGTTGTCGCTGGAGCGGATCAGGCGGATGACCTCGTCGATGTCGACGAGCGCCGTCAGCAGGCCCTCCACCAGGTGCAGCCGGTCACGGCGCTTGGTGCGGCGGAACTCGCTGCGGCGGCGCACCACGGTGAAGCGGTGGTCGAGGTAGACCTCCAGGAGCTCCTTGAGGCCCAGCGTGAGCGGCTGGCCGTCGACCAGCGCCACGTTGTTGATGCCGAAGGACTCCTCCATCGGGGTCAGCTTGTACAGCTGCTCCAGGACGGCCT
The sequence above is a segment of the Streptomyces asoensis genome. Coding sequences within it:
- a CDS encoding citrate synthase, which translates into the protein MRDHEPGPGHPERRLSTKETAELLGVKPETVYAYVSRGQLRSRRTPGGRGSTFDAAEVEALARRNKRESSGIPGSGAELSVRTRVTFIDQDRYYFRGVDAVELASRYSYEEVAEWLWTGRLRPGVTFTAPEASVEAARRVAEALPEHTGPTDRLRVAAVAAAAADPLRFDLSEDAVLGTARILIPTLVAALPPKLPTHRDEGPLALRLWGRLSGRPAEKTQLHVLDTALGLLVDHDLAASTLAVRVAASARAHAYAAVSAGLGVLEGPLHGAAGGLAHRMLLEVLDVGSAAPVIAEELRAGRRIPGLGHRLYLGEDPRARALFALLEEIPAAGPALAAARDIVATTARHTPLHANVDLALAVLTASCGMESSASETIFAVARTAGWIAHALEEYGERPLRMRPSGHYVGPKPPQPLPK
- a CDS encoding DUF6082 family protein; translation: MEHQPTGRSLLRISAWSVATVACAAIIGAASIVMSGWLLTGVEEANGGRHAAAERSAIGDYFGGISAVFSGMALLLLVATLMFQQRELRLQRHELSMQRQELVSSRDELRRSAESDMRALHVQLTQMAMDDPALADVWNDYPGESTEVVRQHLFANLVFGHYLLAYRWGGSTEAEVLAYARSLVRSAAFQRYWEASRAAKEELPADSAEGRLFRLFEQAIREAQDGDTPSPQ
- a CDS encoding CobW family GTP-binding protein — protein: MSQSRSPQQIPVVVLAGFLGSGKTTLLNHLLHRSGGSRIGAIVNDFGAIEIDAMAVAGALGDSTVSLGNGCLCCAVDASELDVYLERLAGPTLGIDVIVIEASGLAEPQELVRMVLASEHPGIVYGGLVEVVDAAEFDETRTKHPGIDRHLALADLVVVNKLDRAPDADRVLGLVRSLTDRAAVVPATYGRVDPEFLFDCRPGEERVGQLSFDDLHDRSGDDHADHLHSSYESLSFTSEVPLGPRRLMEFLDSRPEGLYRVKGYVDFGPHDPANRYAVHAVGRFLRFYPEPWPAADARMTQLVLIGSGIDTAALGKELEACKDDAPHADEHGMWGVLRYVQAPDDEAFQEVEA
- a CDS encoding DNA gyrase/topoisomerase IV subunit A, encoding MARRSTKTPPPDDSYEERILDIDVVDEMQGSFLEYAYSVIYSRALPDARDGLKPVHRRIVYQMNEMGLRPERGYVKCARVVGEVMGKLHPHGDASIYDALVRMAQPFSMRVPLVDGHGNFGSLGNDDPPAAMRYTECRQAAATSLMTESIDEDTVDFTPNYDGQEQEPVALPAAFPNLLVNGSSGIAVGMATNMPPHNLGEVIAAARHLIRYPGADLDALMKYVPGPDLPTGGRIVGLSGIRDAYENGRGTFKIRATVSVETVTARRKGLVITELPFTVGPEKVIAKIKDLVGSKKIQGIADVKDLTDRAHGLRLVIEIKNGFVPEAVLEQLYKLTPMEESFGINNVALVDGQPLTLGLKELLEVYLDHRFTVVRRRSEFRRTKRRDRLHLVEGLLTALVDIDEVIRLIRSSDNSAQAKERLMERFSLSEIQTQYILDTPLRRLTRFDRIELEAEQEKLKEEIAELTRILDSDAELRKLVSAELASVAKKFGTERRTVLLESSGTTATAVPLQVADDPCRVLLSSTGLLARTANGEPFTENAEDAEDGGGKRTKHDVIVSAVSATARGEIGAVTSSGRLLRINVVDLPQLPDTASAPNLSGGAPLAEFVSLEGDETVVCLTTLDESSPGLAIGTEQGVVKRVVPDYPTNKDELEVITLRDGDRIVGAVELRTGEEDLVFIADDAQLLRYQASQVRPQGRAAGGMAGIKLTEGAKVISFTAVDPAVDAVVFTIAGSRGTLDDSVQTTAKVTPFDQYPRKGRATGGVRCQRFLKGEDCLSLAWAGPVPAKAAQKNGLPAELPEMDPRRDGSGVSLTKTVSVVAGPV